From the Zonotrichia albicollis isolate bZonAlb1 chromosome Z, bZonAlb1.hap1, whole genome shotgun sequence genome, one window contains:
- the FAM151B gene encoding protein FAM151B isoform X1, which produces MASRARGAWSEWPVDHFLRTGHIAARDGAAVRWFHAANSRARAAEAARSDVHMVEVDVVLRGGDGDPILAHPPDTDSDITLREWLAQMGGTNKGIKLDFKSLAAVGPSLELLGQLGQSLDRPVWLNGDILPGPCGNRAPLDARAFLGAVTSSCPDATLSLGWTTGCHRGQGYAWPAVQEMRRLCQALCQPVTFAVRAALVPGSVPQLQWLLQQCPRYSLTVWTGKEDVYSVEDLLLIRENFDKSRVYYDIFEPQNSEFKKAIGIE; this is translated from the exons ATGGCGAGCCGGGCGCGGG GAGCCTGGAGCGAGTGGCCCGTGGATCACTTCCTGCGCACCGGGCACATCGCGGCCAGGGACGGGGCCGCCGTGCGCTGGTTCCACGCCGCCAACAGCCGGGCCCGGGCCGCGGAGGCCGCGCGAA GCGATGTGCACATGGTGGAGGTGGATGTTGTCCTGCGGGGAGGGGACGGGGACCCCATCCTGGCTCATCCCCCGGACACTGACAGCGACATCACCCTGCGGGAGTGGCTGGCGCAGATGGGCGGCACCAACAAAGGCATCAAGCTCGACTTTAAGAG CCTGGCCGCCGTGGGaccctccctggagctgctgggacagctggggcagagcctggacAGGCCCGTGTGGCTGAACGGGGACATCCTGCCCGGGCCCTGCGGGAACCGCGCGCCGCTGGACGCCCGCGCCTTCCTGGGCGCCGTCACCTCCTCGTGCCCCGATGccaccctgtccctgggctggacCACGGGCTGCCACCGAGGCCAAG gctaCGCGTGGCCCGCGGTGCAGGAGATGCGGCGCCTGTGCCAGGCGCTGTGCCAGCCGGTGACGTTCGCGGTCAGGGCTGCGCTGGTGCCCGGCTCCGTCCCGCagctgcagtggctgctgcagcagtgccccAG GTACAGCCTCACTGTTTGGACAGGAAAGGAAGATGTGTATTCTGTAGAAGACTTGCTTCTCATCCGAGAAAATTTTGATAAAAGCAGGGTTTATTATGACATTTTTGAACCACAAAATTCTGAATTCAAAAAAGCCATTGGAATAGAATAG
- the FAM151B gene encoding protein FAM151B isoform X2: MASRARGAWSEWPVDHFLRTGHIAARDGAAVRWFHAANSRARAAEAARSDVHMVEVDVVLRGGDGDPILAHPPDTDSDITLREWLAQMGGTNKGIKLDFKSLAAVGPSLELLGQLGQSLDRPVWLNGDILPGPCGNRAPLDARAFLGAVTSSCPDATLSLGWTTGCHRGQGSVRSLPSLCVPRLRVARGAGDAAPVPGAVPAGDVRGQGCAGARLRPAAAVAAAAVPQVQPHCLDRKGRCVFCRRLASHPRKF, encoded by the exons ATGGCGAGCCGGGCGCGGG GAGCCTGGAGCGAGTGGCCCGTGGATCACTTCCTGCGCACCGGGCACATCGCGGCCAGGGACGGGGCCGCCGTGCGCTGGTTCCACGCCGCCAACAGCCGGGCCCGGGCCGCGGAGGCCGCGCGAA GCGATGTGCACATGGTGGAGGTGGATGTTGTCCTGCGGGGAGGGGACGGGGACCCCATCCTGGCTCATCCCCCGGACACTGACAGCGACATCACCCTGCGGGAGTGGCTGGCGCAGATGGGCGGCACCAACAAAGGCATCAAGCTCGACTTTAAGAG CCTGGCCGCCGTGGGaccctccctggagctgctgggacagctggggcagagcctggacAGGCCCGTGTGGCTGAACGGGGACATCCTGCCCGGGCCCTGCGGGAACCGCGCGCCGCTGGACGCCCGCGCCTTCCTGGGCGCCGTCACCTCCTCGTGCCCCGATGccaccctgtccctgggctggacCACGGGCTGCCACCGAGGCCAAG gctctgtgcGCTCACTGCCCTcgctgtgtgtccccaggctaCGCGTGGCCCGCGGTGCAGGAGATGCGGCGCCTGTGCCAGGCGCTGTGCCAGCCGGTGACGTTCGCGGTCAGGGCTGCGCTGGTGCCCGGCTCCGTCCCGCagctgcagtggctgctgcagcagtgccccAG GTACAGCCTCACTGTTTGGACAGGAAAGGAAGATGTGTATTCTGTAGAAGACTTGCTTCTCATCCGAGAAAATTTTGA
- the ZFYVE16 gene encoding zinc finger FYVE domain-containing protein 16 — MDSYFKAAVCDLDKLLDEFEQNTDEYECFRTPPNPYDSKLSSVLDCLEHAHPTAELPEDPAGCPAPEESPPCAPAGTRDVLSCSPPKERGVAGPDLLSTVDSSSLNEAEALSLGRCGVPVCDLVSDTADLIPSVAAPEGAQELQPDEFQGPAGCGVSCVPTPLCVASPGCSTQQSDGDSVLQDSGHLTTEQINDLALQPESYAAGAVLGVCDDQHRTEPVKCNEVLDHPGKTAALDPECVTVTSQSWNAHSPKDEKLPFETQEDSACSAASQEAYGGNAVGKVDPNNGSNADSMPSELPKRHPLHNSSAAVPGNHVLPGSSCQIGAEGELEKKGTEENVDSEELNRGEMPSSVSSSCMSAEDVQTSLSCLSLPVSMCGSLVVSEEKVNPLPQNAVAEVISDTVAVHAGESKTHLSGGESCESTSWHEQQDVAEISESIAEESGDGEKYSTENIIDDGDSQQMKAFASACLHPGAEQYDVGVDTFYDESMSSVMADFTVEDNIIKSDILISDAELDDFLYGQGLQSSVLKSSDNDGNLVEADADGGSLTDLNSLDFTEVNEELMQAKLEEITSINSNLKESVPDNEVKAAAEVTVSQSQGMTESGSEALASDICIEGARPKQLLDLSQGAAGQKQLNRTSVLERESQECGSVSPEAPLSDTSVNVGDTDPGESSSGAVGNQALESTEPPKAPAALSWKQPLWVPDSEAPNCMSCQAKFTFTKRRHHCRACGKVFCGSCCKRKCKLHYMEKEARVCNGCYDDINKAQAFERMMSPTGPVPNSSVSSEHSSAAAPVEEAQIPGGASSPSPSALLPTSALKQPGPEGLCPREQKRVWFADGILPNGEVADTAKLSSGAKRSQESSPESTDLPETPTAANPEEDDVVTDVNQKLREDKMTRMEELHPCVPSEGAEQATPGQSEVAPSDRSVTLGTEECSPAAAEKSSPSSEGQSTQAGPVSASSYRALCGVENWVPRDISLLPGGDQLPPLVLALGEKGKDLVVEEHPFHQKVALLLGEGGPNPLTFILNANLLVNVKLITYSSEKCWCFSTNGLHGLGQAEIVILLQRLPDEDVFPSEIFKLFLDIYKDAMKGKFIKNMENITFTESFLSSKEHGGFLFVSPTFQELDDHILPDNPFLCGILIHKLEIPWAKVFPIRLMLRLGAEYGAYPTPMVSVRHREPLFRDIGHTIMNLLVDFRNYQYTLHTIDNLFVHVEMGRSCIKIPLRKHNEVMRVINSSNEHVISIGASFNTEADSHLVCVQNKQGLYHTQAISATGQPREVTGASFVVFNGALKSSSGLLAKSSIVEDGLMVQITRETMEGLRQALRDKKDFRITCGQVDTGDVKEYVDICWVENEEKTNKGILSPVDGVSMEGTQSEKAPQYRDFEREGKVMKCTEVYHFAKDHEPSSAVPHQFAREIAIACSTALCPHLKTLKNNRMNKIGLRVSIDPDMVEYLAGSGGHLLPQNYLNDLDNALIPVIHSGMSDPTALPLKMELVFFIIEHLS; from the exons ATGGACAGTTACTTTAAAGCTGCAGTCTGTGACTTGGACAAACTGCTTGATGAATTTGAGCAGAATACAG ATGAATATGAGTGCTTCAGAACCCCTCCAAATCCATACGACTCAAAGCTGTCTTCAGTCCTGGATTGCTTAGAGCATGCACaccccacagcagagctgccagaggATCCTGCGGGATGTCCTGCCCCAGAGGAGAGCCCTCCCTGCGCCCCAGCAGGCACAAGGGATGTGCTCAGCTGCTCACCACCCAAAGAGAGAGGTGTGGCTGGACCTGACCTCTTGTCCACTGTGGACAGCAGCTCCCTGAACGAGGCTGAGGCTCTGAGCCTGGGAAGGTGTGGCGTGCCCGTGTGTGATCTTGTCAGTGACACAGCAGATTTAATCCCCTCCGTGGCTGCTCCAGAAGgggctcaggagctgcagccggATGAGTTCCAGGGGCCTGCTGGCTGTGGCGTGTCTTGTGTCCCCACTCCTCTTTGTGTGgcttcacctggctgcagcacacagcaGAGTGATGGGGACTCGGTGTTACAAGATTCAGGGCATCTTACAACAGAACAAATTAATGATTTAGCTTTACAACCAGAAAGTTATGCTGCAGGAGCAGTCCTGGGTGTGTGTGATGATCAACACAGGACAGAACCTGTAAAGTGCAATGAAGTACTTGACCACCCTGGAAAaactgctgccctggatccTGAATGTGTCACTGTAACATCACAGAGTTGGAACGCACACAGTCCCAAAGATGAAAAGCTGCCTTTTGAAACACAAGAAGACAGTGCATGCTCTGCAGCAAGCCAAGAAGCATATGGAGGAAACGCCGTAGGAAAAGTAGACCCAAACAATGGGAGTAATGCTGATTCCATGCCTTCAGAGCTGCCAAAGAGGCACCCCCTGCACAACAGCAGTGCAGCAGTACCTGGAAATCATGTCTTGCCAGGCTCCTCGTGTCAAataggagctgaaggagaattGGAAAAGAAAGGCACAGAAGAGAATGTAGATAGTGAAGAACTTAATAGGGGTGAGATGCCAAGCAGTGTTTCCAGTTCATGTATGTCAGCTGAGGATGTCCAGACGTCTCTGTCTTGTCTTTCCCTTCCTGTGTCCATGTGTGGTTCCTTAGTTGTATCAGAAGAAAAGGTTAATCCTCTACCTCAAAATGCAGTGGCGGAGGTTATTAGTGATACTGTAGCTGTTCATGCTGGAGAGTCTAAAACTCATCTCTCTGGCGGGGAATCCTGTGAAAGTACTAGCTGGCATGAGCAACAAGATGTAGCTGAAATAAGTGAAAGTATTGCAGAAGAAAGTGGAGATGGAGAAAAATACAGTACTGAGAACATAATTGATGATGGTGATTctcagcaaatgaaagcttttgcttctgcttgtCTGCACCCTGGAGCTGAGCAATATGATGTCGGTGTAGACACTTTTTATGATGAGAGCATGAGCTCTGTTATGGCTGACTTTACTGTTGAGGACAATATTATTAAAAGTGATATTCTAATAAGCGATGCTGAGCTTGATGATTTCTTGTATGGACAAGGTCTGCAGTCCAGTGTGTTGAAGTCTTCAGACAATGATGGTAacttggtggaagctgatgcaGATGGAGGGAGTTTAACAGATCTGAACAGCCTGGATTTCACAGAGGTCAATGAAGAGCTTATGCAAGCAAAACTGGAGGAGATAACAAGCATTAATAGTAACCTGAAAGAATCTGTTCCTGACAATGAAGTGAAAGCTGCAGCAGAGGTCACCGTGTCTCAAAGTCAAGGCATGACTGAGAGTGGCAGTGAAGCTCTGGCTTCTGATATTTGTATTGAAGGTGCACGACCAAAGCAGTTGCTTGACCTttcccaaggagctgctggtcAGAAACAACTGAATAGAACAAGTGTACTTGAAAGGGAAAGCCAGGAATGTGGTTCTGTTAGCCCAGAAGCTCCCCTCTCAGACACCAGTGTAAATGTTGGTGATACTGACCCTGGggaaagcagctctggggctgtaGGAAATCAAGCATTGGAAAGCACTGAGCCACCTAAGGCACCCGCAGCTCTGTCCTGGAAGCAGCCCCTGTGGGTCCCAGACTCAGAGGCACCCAACTGCATGAGCTGCCAGGCCAAGTTCACCTTCACCAAGAGACGCCACCACTGCCGGGCCTGTGGCAAG GTTTTTTGTGGTAGCTGTTGTAAACGAAAATGCAAGCTGCATTACATGGAAAAGGAAGCAAGAGTCTGCAATGGCTGTTATGATGATATTAATAAAG CACAGGCATTTGAAAGGATGATGAGTCCAACTGGTCCTGTCCCCAATTCCAGTGTCTCCTCTGAGcattcttctgctgctgcacctGTAGAGGAGGCCCAGATACCCGGGGGTGCCAGCTCTCCTTCACCGTCTGCATTGTTGCCTACCTCAGCACTTAAACAACCTGGTCCTGAAG ggctgtgccccagagaGCAGAAGAGGGTTTGGTTTGCAGATGGGATTCTGCCAAACGGGGAGGTGGCAGACACAGCAAAGCTGTCCTCAGGAGCAAAGAGGTCACAGGAATCCAGCCCAGAGAGCACAGACCTGCCCGAGACGCCCACG GCTGCAAACCCAGAGGAAGATGACGTGGTAACTGATGTGAATCAAAAACTGAGGGAAGATAAGATGACAAGAATGGAGGAATTACATCCTTGTGTACCTTCAGAGGGCGCAGAGCAGGCCACGCCTGGCCAGAGTGAGGTGGCACCTAGTGACAGATCTGTCACTCTGGGCACTGAAGAGTgttcccctgcagcagcagagaagaGCAGTCCTAGTTCAGAGGGTCAGAGCACACAGGCTGGGCCTGTCTCTGCTTCAAGCTACAGGGCACTCTGTGGGGTGGAGAACTGGGTGCCACGAGACATCAGCCTTCTTCCTGGTGGTGATCAGCTGCCTCCACTTGTGCTTGCACTGGGTGAAAAAGGGAAAG ATCTTGTGGTGGAGGAACATCCCTTTCACCAAAAGGTCGCCTTGCTGCTTGGGGAAGGAGGTCCTAATCCACTGACTTTTATTCTAAATGCAAACTTGCTTGTCAATGTGAAGCTAATAACAT ATTCCTCAGAAAAGTGCTGGTGCTTCTCAACAAATGGACTGCATGGTTTGGGTCAGGCAGAAATTGTCATTCTGTTGCAGCGTTTGCCAGATGAAGATGTTTTCCCTAGTGAAATATTCAAATTGTTTCTTGACATCTATAAAGATGCAATGAAAG GAAAGTTCataaaaaatatggaaaacatTACTTTCACAGAAAGCTTTCTCAGCAGCAAAGAGCATGGCGGATTCCTGTTTGTTTCACCAACTTTTCAAGAACTTGATGATCACATTCTACCAGATAACCCTTTTCTTTGTGGCATTCTTATCCATAAGCTGGAAATACCCTGGGCAAAAGTGTTTCCAATACGTTTGATGCTGAGATTGGGAGCAGAATATGGGG CCTATCCAACTCCCATGGTAAGTGTCAGGCACCGGGAGCCGCTCTTCAGAGACATTGGACACACGATTATGAATCTGCTTGTT GACTTCAGAAATTACCAGTATACTTTGCATACCATAGACAACCTGTTTGTCCATGTGGAAATGGGTAGAAGCTGTATTAAAATACCTCTGAGGAAGCACAATGAG GTGATGAGAGTGATCAATTCCTCTAATGAACATGTAATTAGCATTGGAGCCAGTTTCAATACCGAGGCAGACTCTCACCTGGTGTGTGTGCAGAACAAGCAGGGCCTCTATCACACACAGGCCATCAGTGCCACgggacagcccagggaag TTACAGGTGCAAGTTTTGTGGTGTTTAATGGAGCCCTAAAATCATCTTCAGGACTTTTAGCTAAATCCAGCATAGTTGAAG ATGGGCTAATGGTACAAATAACACGAGAAACCATGGAAGGCCTACGTCAGGCATTAAGAGACAAGAAGGACTTCAGGATAACCTGTGGACAAGTGGATACAGGGGATGTGAAGGAATACGTAGATATTTGCTGGGtagaaaatgaagagaaaacaaacaaagg AATTTTGAGCCCAGTTGATGGAGTATCAATGGAAGGAACTCAGAGTGAGAAAGCACCACAATACAGAGACTTcgaaagagagggaaaagttaTGAAGTGCACTGAA GTTTACCATTTTGCAAAGGATCATGAACCCTCCAGTGCTGTTCCCCACCAGTTTGCAAGAGAGATTGCCATtgcctgcagcactgctcttTGCCCTCACCTTAAAACCTTGAAAAATAACAGGATGAATAAGATAGGACTCAGAGTTTCCATCGACCCAGACATG GTTGAATACTTAGCAGGATCTGGAGGGCACCTTCTCCCACAGAACTACCTGAACGACTTGGACAATGCTCTGATTCCTGTGATTCACAGTGGAATGTCAGATCCTACAGCTCTGCCACTGAAAATGGAATTAGTGTTTTTCATTATAGAACACCTGTCTTGA